The genomic interval CGTGGCCTGGCACGACCTGATTTGCTACCTGAAGACCTGTCACGTATATGTTTTGGTTGGGACTCTTGCCTGAGACTTTCCCTGATGTTTTTCACAGGCCGAGGATAAAGAAGCTGCGGTGTCTGAAGTCGTGGACGGCACGTTGGCCAAAGGCTGCAACCACTCCAGTAACTCCGTAGAGAGTTTGTTCAGCTTGCACAGCGGCCAGAGTTCATCTAGTAAGCTGAATTAAACTAGAAGACCATTTATTATATGGATCACGGGTCTAATCTGTGTTTAAAAGAGCAAAACAGAGCTGTCACAGAATTGAAAATGTACTGCTTACCCAATTGACAATTTGGTGCAGGTGTGCTTTTGACATTTCAGCCACGTGTTTTGAGGTTTACTGGTTGTTTTTGCATTGCCTGATGCTTTAGGTGGTGTGACCAGCGGCTCTGAGGGTTGTAATAACCGGGACAGCCTTCGTTTAGAAGAAGATGTGCCCTACACGGGCCAGTTCTGTGGAAGAGCCAAAGTTCACACCGACTTCGTTCCCAGTCCATATGACACAGAGTCTCTCAAACTCAAGGTAAAAACCAACCTGAGATGTTCAGGAATTAAAAAACTAACTCAGAGCTATTAACatgtgtttgttttggttgtaAGGTGGAGATATGATTGATATCATCAGCAAACCTCCAATGGAATCTGGACTGGGATGTTGAACGGTAAAATAGGAAGCTTTAAGTTCATCTACGTTGACGTGCTGGTGGAAGAAAGAGCGCCAGAACCGAGGATTCGCTTCTCACCGGAGGAGCAGAAGACCCCGACCCAAAAATCTCTGGAACTTCTGGAAAGACTCAATTTGGAGGTCCTTGAAATGTCTAATTAAATACTAAAGCTGATGATTAAGCTTATATAACCCACAGATTTCACATCCTCAAAAACAGGATGTAAGGTATTATCTGATTTAGTTGAGCTACTTTAACAGACAAAAATGTTTCCACAGGAGCACATTTCATCTTTGATGTTGAATGGGTATCAGACGGTGGAAGATCTTCGGGATTTGGAAGGAGCAGCATCTCGTAGAGCTCAATGTGACTGATCCTGAACACCGACACCGGCTGCTGTTGGCGGCAGAATACCTGCAGGACCCTGAATGTAAAGTGGGTGAAGAACATCAGAAGtcatcaaaatattaatagattCCAGGAAACGGCACATTGATGGTGCAATCTTGTTTCCAAGAGCCTTTTGCATTTTAGCTTTTATAGAAAAGTTCTCACAGTTTAGACGCTGATGTAGGATGAGCACATCAGCTCGAGTTTTAGAAGCTCGAATACAAACCTCATCAAAGCCACACGGGTGAAGCGAAAGGTTGAAAACACTACTTTTCACACGTTTTTCCTCAGATAAAAATCTACTTCCTTTCCACCCAAGTGTCTGATAACCTTAGTgacataaaaatttaaaacaaaacaaaagatgagATAAAATACAagtaagtgttaaaaaaaacaaaatacatacatttttttaaatacatttacataatgtaaaatattttaatattttagaaaataaaaatattcaacatTTGAACAAATGGCCATGACATAAatggaacacaaaacaaggaTTGAATAAAGAGGACTAgtaagatattttaattatacaaataatttgaataaaattaaatgaattaaaatggttGTCATAATGGGACATTTAATCAAACAAAAGAtgtgataaaaaatacatttaaacatttatatactgtatattgatttTAAATTAGATGTTCAAATGTGTTTAAAAGAAGAAAGGGAGTTGCAAAAAGCATGGAAAGCCAAGACCGCAATCAGTAATTAGAAAGCAATCCTGCCCTTCGTCAGTGGAAATTATTATTAGTTGGTTTAGTTTCGACTGAGGGCCTATAAAAAGGTGTGTCATGACCAACGTCTCACACAAGAAACTTTTCATGATGGTGAAAAGCAAAGAGCTCTCTCAAGACCTTCACAACTTATGTTGCAAAACATAATGATTTCCATGATCTGAAAGTGGAAAGAACATAATTTCACCATAAACCAGTCTCGACCAGGTGCTCCTCGCAAGATTTCTGACCGAGCAGTGAAAAAGACTATCTGAAGAGTTTTCTAAAAGCCAAAGACCACTTGTGGAGATCTTCAGAAAGATCTGGAGTTAGCAGGTACAATTGTTTCAAAGACCACAGCAAGAAATGCAGTCAACCGCCGTGGCCTGTATACACGCTCACCACGATTGCAGTAAGAAAAACTAAAGATCAGAGTTCATTGAAGAGCCACACAGAACCAGAAGCTGTCATGACTAACAAAGGCTTTTGTCcaaagtaataaatacatttcagtaagcGTTTTCAATACTGTTTCCCTGagtcattccattttattacacaaaacttaatttctgaaattatttgtatttttttttcagttgctaccaacatctggtgaaaatttcatgtGAACAGCacctttataaatatatttccagAGAAAAATGGTGACGTGTTCAATACTTTACCagttgtttgtgtatatatatatatatatatatatatatatatatatatacacacacacacacacatactcacatttaaatgaatactatattgtaatatgtttaaattaattattatataaaatcattttagacTGAGTAGtttgatgtaaaaacaaaaaaacaacactgctAGTGGAAAAAGTGATTGTCATTGAGGCCagttttttgcatatgaaaaaccCAACAGGAAGCGTGTTGAGCAGTGAGTTTGTGTGGGTATCCGTCTTTTAATTTCAGAAGTTTAGCCGCACCTCACAGACGGCATCAAATGCTGCAATACACAGAAAAAACATTGCGTGTGTTGCATGTTATGAAAACATACTTCCAAGTACTGCATGAATATTCATACACAATCGTCTGATGACATTATCGTGACGTCTGTGTCGGTCTTCTTATTTTCTAATACAGATAATCAAAGCCACAGAGAGAAAGATGAAGAGCCCAAATCTCCCACTGTAGAAGTCCAAGCCGAACTAAACGACTGTCCAAGAGACTCGGGCTGTTATATAGGATCTGACTGTTCAGACAACAGTAAAGAGGACACAGAGACCCAGCCGGCCCCTCTCAGCCCACCTGCAAACCAAGCATAACCACAGCCCTGCATAATGCTGTTCAACTGGCCTCGCCTGCCTCTGGTGGGTGCAAGGACTATTACCCGCCAGCCACAACCTACTGTATATTTGACTGTGTAAAGCAGCCTTTGTGTTTCAAAGCTGTTGCATTAAGGTGTCTCTGACGACACTGgcaggggcgtagcaccaaattttgAACCCTGGGTAAAAAACCATCTTGCTGGGCCCccaaatcatacaggtttggaacaacttgagggagagtaaatgacagaatttaaatttttgggtgaactattcctttaaagtttaaatgtgtacaataacaatgtacccaTTTTGCTTATTTCCTCTCAACACTTAATTACCAAGTGTTAAAACAGGCAATTCCGCTAAAAGCTCACCTGTCACTGCTTTCACCTGGCAATGATGAGGGGCCTGCTGCTGCagggtctgaaactgaaatatatggcttCAAATGGTTGCTAAAATATCCTTTGTCGTCACAATACACCTTTTTTAAAGTGTAGGCTAAGTACAagttaattgctgattatttgtctgtttaaaataaatacagactatAGAATCATAGGGCACACTAACCGCCAAACTAGACATTCAGCCTTTCAATTACGTTTTTAAATAAGTCATTTTCAATCATTAAGATGGGCATTAAACTGAGAACAATCTTGTACTTAATGTAAGAACGTGCGCGAGCTAATTTGCATAACAATGTGGTAAAATTGGCGCTAACGATCTGTGTTTTCGCGGGTGTTAGATTTTGTAAACTTCTTACTCTGGGGAGAACTCCTCCAAGAgtagatatttatgttaaaacaacGTCAATGCTCGATGATGCATTCGGAGCTCacctttctttttaaaaaactgaGTAAGCAACTGCTTGCCCTCATTTAcctttctctctttaatcttcTTTTCGTTTTGAGCCCCTGATTGTCCTTTCTTAAGGAAAGACATGACTCTGCCCCTGTCTTCGTAATTCATATCACGGCTAACTCAGCTCCTGTCTCATCTCATTAACTGATTCACCGCAGTTCTGCAGCAGAAGCACCTGAACAGCGGGTCGTACCATTTACATTGATGCGAGAGGGGTGGTGGGGCCCTGCACAGCATgaaaatgactttctttttatttttataccaaaccagtgcctaactacaagtttaggtttgcacaggaacttttttatttgtacaaaaatgctatacaaatgttagtgcatgtatatgtatgtatagcaAACTGACTTCTAAACCTCCACCCCTCCTGCCTCGGTACCCTTTACCCCCCACAGTCCGACGCCCCTGGACACTGGATTATCACATCATGGACACTGATAGATATTAAAGATGACatgtaaatatactgtaaatatgttgAAAGTGGTGAAGCTTTGCTCTTGTAAACCGTATAAACTTTGCCTTGCAGATACTAGACGAAACAACAAACTGTTGAGAttacaaatgcattattttcatgCAATAAAAAGATATCTTTGTATCATActaatttcatttattatatatatcagTGGCTTCCATAAACTAAAAGTGATGAGCTCGGTAACACTCAGTTATAACGTGCTGCCATCTAGTGAGAGCATTTACTAACTACAGCCATAAACAATAAGCAAACTCCAACTTTCAAGTGAATGATGCACATGTAACTCAAAAGTGTTGAAAAACGTTTGGCAAAATCTAATCTCACAACTTTTGCTCGGTCTTAAAAATAACAGGTAACACTTCCTAACAACAATTATCAAATTATATAGGTCTTAAAAATAACAGGTAACACTTCCTAACAACaattatcaaattatatatatagaaattaaaatgtaatttaattttacatttaatatatgtaaaatattaacaaatataactGGTTCATTAGTCCCACTAAAAATCTAGTTCCTTTCCAGTGTCTGAGAACttaaaattgatataaaaaaaattgaaaacaaaatttggataaaatatttaataataataataaaaagaatagaaaatagAAATCATAACATTTCTGTATGTCTTTAATGAcaagtttgatcaatttaaagcatccttgctgaataaagtattaaaatcTTATTTACCCCAGGGGGCGATTTACACCAATTTGTTCTGCTTGTGAATAAATATAGCCAATGTTTTACCCAATAAAATACAATCGAATCCTGTGATGTTTTGAATTAGTCCTATCTACGACAGCACAGGATGAACTGAGCTAGTTTGTGCACAAACCTGCCTCATTTTACCTGACTTCACTTGATATACTGTTTCATTTCCAGTAATAATTACCTTCAAAAACCCATTTGAACAGCTCATGAAAAACACTTGACGCAATGCAGAgatttcattacaaaataaatcacttaaaaaGACATCGATACAGCAAGGTAGAAGAAAACTGATCTTAAGCTAATGCAATGAGATATGGATCACCAGCAAGCAAATCatatgttacaaaaataaaataaataaaaaataaataatcatatcagCCTATAGTCAAGCTTTACAAGGGCTAGTTTGAGGCTCAAAAACCATCTCTGAACCTTTGATTTCTGCATGCTTTAACATGAAATTCATACATCTTCAGTCTGTTTTTCACAAACATTAATAATAGGACACTTTTATTACCTGCTTTCATCAGACTGGACTCTAAACTTTACAGTGCACAATAAGTCAGCTCCATTTTAAATACGCTCGATACAGAAAAAATACATCGGTACATAAGGCATCAAAGCAGAACACTGAATCAGCTGAATACAGTCCCAGAGTGTCCGTGAACCAACGCAAACCATTCAAAATAATCCACTGGAGATGAAAAAGCAACTCAGTTTTAAGGAATTATTTTGAGCTTGAGATGTTCGGTCCATAAAATGGACTCAAGTCGTCACTAAAGTTTGCTCGCATGAAGTGCGGGCATCATGATGTCATCGCGTGCATAAACGTCCAGACCGTTTCCTGTGTACATGGACAGCTCGTCTGTGCTCCCGATACCGTTGTTGATCTCTGAAACGGGCACAAAACTCATCAGCCAGAGATTCACAGGGCAGAATTCTCCTCTAGGAGTCAATCTGGGGTCTGCATTTAAATGAAGAAACATTGACAGAGCCCACAACACTTGTGATGACATGCCAGTAATAAGACAGGCCACTAGCTCAAAATGTGAATCATTTTGGTTGGCTTCAATCATATAAAGTTTAACTGGAGTGCCAATAACTCCAGTAAACACCAAgatattactaatattaatatgatatatatacacacacacacacacacacacacacacacacacacacacatgcaaaaatcATATGCAGATATTAATAcagatattgatggtttattatGATCACCACCAGGGGGCGATGTACCACAGCCACAGAGGTCACAGAGAGTTATATGTCCTGTGGCTTTATCTTCACATGAGTCTCACCTGAGAAGATAAGCTTTTCCTTCATGAAGTTGACGTCACGACTCGGCCGACGTACTACAGCGCTGAGCATGATCTGCTCAGGGTTGTAGCTGCGCATGCCACTCATCTTccacctgagaaaaaaaaaaatacaacacgcCGTCACCAAAACATACTTCTGAGGGTCTGAAAGTGTCAAAAAGTTCTGGTCACTAAGCTTAAGATCTTGAGATGTTTGTACAGAAAGTGAAAGAGAACGCTTAAAAGGGTTAAAAAGCACTGAAGAAAAGAGCGGCACTgaagttaaaatacaaatatgacaaacacacacacaaaaaatgaacaaataaagatCAAAACAGAATTCTGTCCCTAAAATACTCATCCTTATTACCTGATCAGGTGATAGCTGAGCAATTTCAGCGAGCAGCGGAGGACAGGCACATGCAAAGAGCAGAGGATAGAGAGATAATGGAGGGAAAGTTGAGATTGCCAAGAAGAAAAGAGCAGAGCCATCAGTTCAAAAGCACCCGGCCGCCCAGCAGAGATATAGCAAGCATGCTAACTACAAAACAACCTAACATTAACACCAAGGACTGCTCCGAAAATCAAATAGGCTTTCATGCAAATGTGTGCAATTAAAGCCATTGCCTACAGCAAACAAGCTTCCAGTATTAATAAGTATTAAGAAACCAGACATACTAAAAGAGGTTCACTTACTTCTGAAATATGAAGATGCCAATGACAATCGCCACAGAGATTAAATCTGAAGTGATCCATATCAGGCCATATTCATCCGCACTCTACAAAACGTTAAAGCAGCATCCAGCCATTAGATATcaatgtaaatacattaaaaaagcaaaTGAGGGGAAAACTATACAGGCAGAATCCCAATCAAATAAAActgcaatatataaaaaattatatatgcgacagatagatagatagatagatagatagatagaagtatTCCAAAGTTAATTTTGTCCACAAACTCTTAAACTACAGACATTTTTCTGATGCAAATGTATGCAACCATTTGTATGCAACACTATCTCTCAATACTGATCTTGCATCATATATAAAGCATGCCAATTTAAAATCTACAGTATTCTGTGGAAGGGATGTTAAAATGTGTCAAACAGGGCCAAGATTTACTGCATCCTCCTTGAAAGCTGACAGCATAATCAAATTAACCATTAAATGAGCATCCGGCCAATGAGTGGGACTTCATGAATGACAAGCGTTCCAAATCTGTGGAAACTGGCCTGCTTTTAAGTGCGCACTTGAGCATGGCCAGCAGAGTATGTACTTTGTGCGTAATAACAGTGTGTGAACTGGGATTCAGCCAGAGAGAGATCAGTACCATGATCCAGATGGGATTAGGCACTTTCTTCAGGATGTGCGGAGCATCAGAAGAGACAGACTGAACCCCGCTGCACCACATGAGCGAATACAGCCACGGCTCGTTCACCGGATACACGTTCACACTCACATTACTGCCAGAAAACTGCCTGCTCACAACACACGCACGCAGAGAAGTTTGCTTGGTGAAGGTATAGCAGAACAAAACCTCATGCCtactttcatataaaaaaaaacaataaaatatatgtatgaatgaatgtataaatttaaacttcacacattaaaacatatattatatattctaaatGCATTCTAATATATCatagtaattaaaataacaataaaaattagtTCTCAAAACATTACACAGACCCATAAATTATCGAAGTACATCTATTAATatggataaaatatttaaatttgatatttttacCTCTTCATATTTCATAGCAGATGTCTGCTGATGTtctgaatggtgtgtgtgtgtgtacctgataTCCTGAGCTCTGGCCTGGCTGTAGTGCAGGGTCAGAGTACTGATCCCTCTTTCTTTCAGCTCAGCCACAGGAAGTTTCTCATCTGACGTCTGCTGAAGGAGAGGAACCGCTGCACGCACCTTCTTCCTGTACCAGTCAGGAGTCCacatcacctacacacacacacacacacacacacacacacacgcacagtagCTAATTAAGcacttttcatatttttctgaATATTAATACCATTTCCTGATGTTATATACTTAAGAATATTGTactcaatatttttaatttagaatgaATAATACATTAGACGAGACTTCTAATTTCTTCAAGtcctataaatataaatgcatacatttttaaatgtatcttttagaTGAATTCTGAATTTATTGGTTATCTCATAAACTAGGTTAGAAAgaccttttgtaatattatacatttataaggaatattttatcaatatttaagaTGGAGTTAGAAGATTTAGATGGAATAATAGGACATATTTCAGCAAAATATACAAGATTAAATACACacgttttaaatattaaatatatttgaaatatttagaatttttggcACATTAAATAGTTGATAAAGGTCTTAAAACCTTAAGaatatttttctcaatattttagatttagtctgaatAAGACATTAAACCACAATTcatcaaattatataaaaaaaatatatatataaaaaatatattataaatgtaaaatatttttagatgtaTTCTGAATTTCTTAGAATTTAAAAGAGCAGCTcattaatggttttttttttttttcaactgttagAAGCTTATCAATAATATGTCAAGAATATGAATATTTGTGCTCTCACCTGTTCTGGTAGGATGCTGGATCTCTGAATGACCTTCAGTGCATCACTGACCCAGAGCTGATGTCGAGGGTGTTGAGGTGGAGGTCGCCGCAGGCTGAAGATCACCGAGCGGTTTGTTCTAGCAGCCAGACGTAGCAGCTCTGCGAGGCTACACACCGTCTGATTGGCCGTGCGCTTTCGATCTTTTTCAGACATGTACTGCACCGTCCAGTACGGGTCATCCTGAGGGACAAACAACCTCAAAATCTTTATTTACTTTGAAGATAGACCAAAGAAATAAGAAAGGAATCAAATGTAATACCCTGAGGAACCAAAGTCCAGCACTGAGACTGCGAATCTCTGTCCAGTTAAAGAACGAGGCGTCATGGTCCTGACGGCCTGGAAACATTTTATCCACATTGGTGGTCCTGCGTAGTGTGCGGTCCCTCATCAAAAAGGGCACTCCATCcagactaaaaaaaacaaaaaaaaacacacaaaaagaaacagaCAAGCATCCAATCACATTAGAGTCAGGTTACTGCGAGCCATTGAGAGCTGCTGCCATTCTTTACTCATAttcaaaaatatacaataaaataaaatataaatacaaaataaaatataaaatataaaataaattacaattaattcaAACAggtataataacaaataaataaataaataaaaatgataaatacaataaataaaaaaatataatatcatataataatgtaataaaataattaaaatacacaaatatgatttattcaaaAAGATATAAGATATAAACTAAACAAAGGCAGTTTACtactaattca from Carassius auratus strain Wakin unplaced genomic scaffold, ASM336829v1 scaf_tig00001743, whole genome shotgun sequence carries:
- the LOC113069525 gene encoding glycerophosphodiester phosphodiesterase domain-containing protein 5-like isoform X1; translation: MVKHQPLQVYERQLCLSCLTGIYGCRWKRYQRSHDDSTKWECSWFLLLCCSFLLLLVWSYFWLEARNDYNEFNWLLYNRSAVWKDGTVPILTTTLTGLTYTAFLMILALCHIALGQQLNLYWIHKFYFPQIVVLAILLTTITGVVSIDDFWQDEWDIVIISLQFTGPFLHIGALAAVTALGWFIAGQVLRVERSRLQVVTLVIYVSVLLVLYLVPIFISSPCIMDRSKLGPRPAVIGRRGAPMLAPEHTIMSFSKALQQKVTALEADVTISLDGVPFLMRDRTLRRTTNVDKMFPGRQDHDASFFNWTEIRSLSAGLWFLRDDPYWTVQYMSEKDRKRTANQTVCSLAELLRLAARTNRSVIFSLRRPPPQHPRHQLWVSDALKVIQRSSILPEQVMWTPDWYRKKVRAAVPLLQQTSDEKLPVAELKERGISTLTLHYSQARAQDIRQFSGSNVSVNVYPVNEPWLYSLMWCSGVQSVSSDAPHILKKVPNPIWIMSADEYGLIWITSDLISVAIVIGIFIFQNYHLIRWKMSGMRSYNPEQIMLSAVVRRPSRDVNFMKEKLIFSEINNGIGSTDELSMYTGNGLDVYARDDIMMPALHASKL
- the LOC113069525 gene encoding glycerophosphodiester phosphodiesterase domain-containing protein 5-like isoform X2, with product MVKHQPLQVYERQLCLSCLTGIYGCRWKRYQRSHDDSTKWECSWFLLLCCSFLLLLVWSYFWLEARNDYNEFNWLLYNRSAVWKDGTVPILTTTLTGLTYTAFLMILALCHIALGQQLNLYWIHKIVVLAILLTTITGVVSIDDFWQDEWDIVIISLQFTGPFLHIGALAAVTALGWFIAGQVLRVERSRLQVVTLVIYVSVLLVLYLVPIFISSPCIMDRSKLGPRPAVIGRRGAPMLAPEHTIMSFSKALQQKVTALEADVTISLDGVPFLMRDRTLRRTTNVDKMFPGRQDHDASFFNWTEIRSLSAGLWFLRDDPYWTVQYMSEKDRKRTANQTVCSLAELLRLAARTNRSVIFSLRRPPPQHPRHQLWVSDALKVIQRSSILPEQVMWTPDWYRKKVRAAVPLLQQTSDEKLPVAELKERGISTLTLHYSQARAQDIRQFSGSNVSVNVYPVNEPWLYSLMWCSGVQSVSSDAPHILKKVPNPIWIMSADEYGLIWITSDLISVAIVIGIFIFQNYHLIRWKMSGMRSYNPEQIMLSAVVRRPSRDVNFMKEKLIFSEINNGIGSTDELSMYTGNGLDVYARDDIMMPALHASKL
- the LOC113069525 gene encoding glycerophosphodiester phosphodiesterase domain-containing protein 5-like isoform X3, with the translated sequence MVKHQPLQVYERQLCLSCLTGIYGCRWKRYQRSHDDSTKWECSWFLLLCCSFLLLLVWSYFWLEARNDYNEFNWLLYNRSAVWKDGTVPILTTTLTGLTYTAFLMILALCHIALGQQLNLYWIHKFYFPQIVVLAILLTTITGVVSIDDFWQDEWDIVIISLQFTGPFLHIGALAAVTALGWFIAGQVLRVERSRLQVVTLVIYVSVLLVLYLVPIFISSPCIMDRSKLGPRPAVIGRRGAPMLAPEHTIMSFSKALQQKVTALEADVTISLDGVPFLMRDRTLRRTTNVDKMFPGRQDHDASFFNWTEIRSLSAGLWFLRDDPYWTVQYMSEKDRKRTANQTVCSLAELLRLAARTNRSVIFSLRRPPPQHPRHQLWVSDALKVIQRSSILPEQVMWTPDWYRKKVRAAVPLLQQTSDEKLPVAELKERGISTLTLHYSQARAQDIRQFSGSNVSVNVYPVNEPWLYSLMWCSGVQSVSSDAPHILKKVPNPIWIMSADEYGLIWITSDLISVAIVIGIFIFQKWKMSGMRSYNPEQIMLSAVVRRPSRDVNFMKEKLIFSEINNGIGSTDELSMYTGNGLDVYARDDIMMPALHASKL
- the LOC113069525 gene encoding glycerophosphodiester phosphodiesterase domain-containing protein 5-like isoform X4, whose product is MVKHQPLQVYERQLCLSCLTGIYGCRWKRYQRSHDDSTKWECSWFLLLCCSFLLLLVWSYFWLEARNDYNEFNWLLYNRSAVWKDGTVPILTTTLTGLTYTAFLMILALCHIALGQQLNLYWIHKIVVLAILLTTITGVVSIDDFWQDEWDIVIISLQFTGPFLHIGALAAVTALGWFIAGQVLRVERSRLQVVTLVIYVSVLLVLYLVPIFISSPCIMDRSKLGPRPAVIGRRGAPMLAPEHTIMSFSKALQQKVTALEADVTISLDGVPFLMRDRTLRRTTNVDKMFPGRQDHDASFFNWTEIRSLSAGLWFLRDDPYWTVQYMSEKDRKRTANQTVCSLAELLRLAARTNRSVIFSLRRPPPQHPRHQLWVSDALKVIQRSSILPEQVMWTPDWYRKKVRAAVPLLQQTSDEKLPVAELKERGISTLTLHYSQARAQDIRQFSGSNVSVNVYPVNEPWLYSLMWCSGVQSVSSDAPHILKKVPNPIWIMSADEYGLIWITSDLISVAIVIGIFIFQKWKMSGMRSYNPEQIMLSAVVRRPSRDVNFMKEKLIFSEINNGIGSTDELSMYTGNGLDVYARDDIMMPALHASKL